The nucleotide sequence CGCCCGAGCGGACACCTCGGCCCGATCGGCCGCGGGCACGGGACCGGCCCAAGCCACGCCGGCGGCCACGGCCTCGAGAGGGTGGTGAGGGCGGGGGAAGCCGGCGCTCGCGCTCCGCCCCTGCCCAGGGAGGCTCCGCCCCCGCTCCTCCGCCTCCGCCCACTCACACAGTGCAGCACGAGGGCTTCCTGCTGCGCAAGCGCGAGCTCGACGCTAACCGCAAGTCGTCCAACCGGTGAGCGTGTGGGCGGGGCTTTGGATGGCTGGGAGCCCGCTCAGGGTGTTTCATGAATGAGTAGCTGGGCGGGAGGGGGGCGGAGCTCAAATTCAAAGACTCCAACCCGTGAAGGGGAGGGGCGTGGTCGACGTTTAGCGTCTCCAATAGCTAAGTGGATCGAGCGAGATGAGCGCATGACAAAGGTTCTTGCCCCTAACGTGAATAAATTGAGATTCAGTCTCAGCGGCCACCCTAGGTGTTGACTGTGGCTAAGAAGCAAACCTGAAGTAATGTCTAATCTGGATGATTCCAGTGCGGTGTGAATTGGAGCTTCAAGATGGCATCCAATCAGTGAGCGGGATGACGGGATGGATCCCTCCCGATGGATCCCTCCCGCCCCACCTTACAACCTCTACTCATGAAATTTACAGTGGGGTTCCGGAAAGGAGCATAGCCTCAACTGAGGACCTAGTTTCGGAATGTTGGAAGTTATTTCAGATTTCCAGATGAGCAGCTTTtctttttcgtttgttttgtttttgggggtttttgtttgtttttcgagacagggtttccctgtaactttggagcctgtagctcttgtagatcaggccggccctcggactcacagagatacacctgcctctgccttctaagggcTGGAactaaaagcgtgcgccaccaccgccgggccagCTTAAATTATCTAAactacatttatttgtgttgggggtgggagttgtgtgtggaggtcagaggacaactgacaggagtcagttctctccttccaccgtgggtCCCTgcgattgaactcaggctgtaaggcttggctgcaagtgccTTAATCTCCTCAGGCCCTAACAcgtttgcacatgtgtgtttgtgtgtgcgtgtgtgcgtgtttaCTTTTGAAGAGAGTTCAGCTTGTACTTGGCCAGTACATTTTTGTCCAACTGAGATGGAAAATGTGGGGCAGGTAGAGTCAGGTATAGTGATATCTGGACCCAGGACACGAAGGGAGCAGGACAGGCTGAGGCTTTGCTGGTGCTGACTGAAGttaatgttttcttccttgtccctAGACCAACATGGGAATGAACACTGACACCTGTTGAATGTTATTTTCCTAACCAGGGACTTCTTCCTAGACAGGGACTTTGGCTGCATGGGGAGACCAGATCTTGTTTCAGACTGTAGGAACCTTACCTCTTCCTTGAAGGAACAACTTGGTGAAGGGCGGGGAAAGGAGAACCAGAGAAGGCGATGCATGGGGAAAGTGAGATCAATGAACGAAACACGGGTGTGCATATGAGTCAGTTGAATTCTTTCAGGACTGGGGATCAAGCCCGTGGCCtcatgttctaccactgagatatacCCCCAGCTCCTCGCTAGTGAATCCTAGACAAGGGCTCTACCTACTGCTGGCTGCCTTCCTATCCCAAGAGCTAGTGTCTTGCTTTTAGGAAAGTCACTATGAAACGAGATGAGGAAGGGTTAGCCAGCAGGGACCAGCCTGGGCAAACTCTTGGTTCTGAGAGCACTAGTCACACCTCCCAGAACAGGACCTGCCTTGTGGGGCAAAGGGCCAGAGGTACAAGATCAAGCACACGCTCTGTAAGGGTGATGATATAGAGTTCCCAGGCAGAACTCTGCAGCTCTGCCTCAATGGCCATCTCACCACCCCCAGGTCATGGGTGAGCCTGTACTGTGTGCTCAGCAAGGGGGAGCTAGGCTTCTACAAGGACTCCAAAGGCCCATCATCGGGGGGCACACATGGTGGGGAACCACTGCTCAGCCTGCACAAGGCCACCAGCGAGGTGGCTAGTGactacaagaaaaagaaacatgtctTCAAGCTCCAGTGAGTCCCTCCCATGGGCAGAAGGGAGGGGGGGCTCCGCCTTGCTTTATTTCCCCTGTGGGCTCTCAGTTTTCTTGAAAGGCAATGGATGGGAGTAGGGGCTGGGCCCCTCAAGATCCCTGAAGTCCTATGTCTCCTGCAGGACCCAGGATGGCAGCGAGTTCTTGCTCCAAGCTAAAGATGAGgtaagagttggttctttcaCACCATAGGTTGATCTCTAAGTGGTCTAGCTTCCTGGTTGGTTCCTGAATCAAGGAGTTGGGGCTGTAGAAGAAACCACACAGGCCAGAAGTATAAGAACTGTAACAGGAAAGCAGTGAGAGCCTAGAGAGCATCCTAAGACGAGGGGAGGGTGTCCAGGGAAGGTGCCTGGTGGCCATGATCACTAAGTCCATCTTCTTTGTTGTAGCCACTCAGAAGGCTGGGAAGGCAGTAGGTGTAGGTTTAAAAGGAGTCACCAGCggtctagggagatggctcagtggttaagagtacttactccCTGCTTTTCAGGAGGACTCAAGTgtggttcttagcacccatgtaaggcagctcacaactccctgtatCTGCAGCTTTAggggatctagcaccctcttctggcctctgaggccacCTGTACATGCAtggcatatatacacaccaacacgataaaaagagagagaaagaggctgtaatcccagcactcgggaggctgaggcaggaggatcactgaattcgaggtcagcctggactatagagtgatttccagggaagccagggctgcccagagaaaccctgtcctgaaataCCTTccgtggccaggcggtggtggcgcacgcctttaatcccagcacttgggaggcagaggcaggtggatctctgtgagttcaagaccagcctggtctacaagagctagttccaggacatgctccaaaaccacagagaaaccaaaaagaaaagaaaagaaataccttcctccctccaaaaAGGGAGTGATCAAGGTTGGGTGTGGTCAttttctgtaatctcagcatatgggaggtggaagcaagaggatcagtcctgggctacagagtgagaatgaagccatcctgggctaagCTATCTAAAAAAACGGAAGATGTGTGATCCCCACAGAGATAACCAAAAAGGCAGAACTTCGAAGGCTTGTGACAGCCAACTGCAGGAGGACAGCTGAGCTGAGGTAGACGGTCTCAGAAAGGTTCTGGGGACTGGATCTCTCTCGGTATTGGGGGTATCCAGGAAAGGATTCTATCCCGAGTGCACTGGGGTGAGGGTTGTTGAGAGGAGAGTTGATGTGAAGCATCACACACCCCATGGGACTAGAGAAGCCGTTCAGTGGTAAGAAAGTTGCTGTTCAAGCCTGAGGACATTATTTGGATTCCAgcattcaaagaaagaaagaaagaaagagggagagagagagagagagagagagagagagagagagagagagagagcgagccagGCATAATTGTAGGCAATTGCTGGAGACCCTGTTTGGAGGGAAATAGGCGGGAGGTAATAGAGCAGGACACTTggatcctctcctggcctccacacatgtgcacaaggcacgccccacccccacacacattctTAAACATCACACAAATGAAAGAATGAGGATTTTTAAAgatccttttaaatttttaaaaaacatttatttttatctgtatgcttgcctgcatgtgtgtgtgcgtgtgcatgtggctGCCCGATTCTCCACCACGGCTAGAAGAGGGTGGTGTATCCCCTGAAACAGATgctcacgtgggtgctgagaatgaaaTTCTGGTCCCAGCCAGTATTCTTactcatggagccatctctcaagttccTAAATctggtttctatttttcttttttgagacagggtttctctatgtagtcctggaacttcctatgtagatcaggctgacctcaaactcccagagatcctcctacctctgcctcccagtactgggattaaaggggtgcccCACCATCTTGctctgttacattttatttttgcgtgtgtgttcatgagtgtgtgcgcacacgtaATATGCCTTGGGTGTGCAGGTGGAGCCCTCCTGAGTCAGTGCTTCTTCCGCTGTGCGGGTCCTGCTTATCAAGCACTGTTCATCAGGCTCCACTGTgctgttacccactgagctctcttTCTGAGAGCTCAAATAATTTATCTGAGAGCTTTTGTGAAAAGCGAAGTCAGTTGGTACATGGAGGCCAATTAGCACAGTGCAAAGGTCGAGGCCCTGCAAGTTTCTGCTCAATGCTTCCCTTCATTTAGgttgttcatctgtgtgtgtgtgggggggggtgtcttacAGATGATGCTATTGCTTCTGTTTAAGCGAATAAATCCACAGAAGGGCTTAGAGAAGAGTCCCCTTAGCCTCACTATCAGCATTACCCAGATAACAGAAGGGAGGGCAGTGTGGTTGAGATCCTCCCCCAGAGATGGACCTGTCCTGCTTCTTCCGCCAGGAGGAGATGAATGGCTGGCTGGAGGCTGTGGCTAACTCAGTGGCGGAACACGCCGAGATCGCCCGCTGGGGTCAGACACTACCTACCACATCATCCACAGATGAGGGCAACCCCAAACGTGAGGGTGCGGAGCGGAGGGCCAGCGGGCGCCGGAAGTGACTCCAGGTACCCTCCCCACTTGGAGTCTGACAAGTCTCCTTGCCCCTCCTCTCCGCACTGTGGACACAAAGACACCTTTTCATCCGCAAGGGCAGGAATGACTGCGGATGTGTCACGGTGGACCCTGGAATGGAAGGGACTTCTCCTGCACTCCAAGAAATGGTGGTGGGGGATTGTTGTCCCTATAGCCATATCTCGGTCCCTTCCCGCTCGCCAACCCCACCCCAGGTGCTGGGGCTCCATTCTTTTTATGCAATAACTGAGCTTGGTGGGGACTGGCCAGGAGCCAGTTGAGCCAAGTCCCCTACCCCATCGTCAGATCCTGCCCCAAGAAGCTGGAGTGGCGAGGgatctgggaggtggtggtgttcGTTGGCCTCCTCTCCGCCCTAAGGATGGACACGGGGGCGCTGGTGAGGTCCCCTGGACCATCCAGGGTgctagggggtggggaggggacacTCCTCCCTGCCTTTACCTCACTTCCAATGCTGCCTTGATctgtctgggaagagggagcgaAGGGGCCCTTAGCCCCTGCACTCCGCCATCTCAGAGCCATGCGGTTAATTCCTGACTTAGTTTATTTTTGCAAAAATGTagacctctccctccttcccccgcCCCGCATCCGCGAAGGCTTTTAATAGGAGGGGAGTCAAAGTTCAAAattgtcttcctctctcctcccccatccaGCTGTTAATGCCACTTCCCGACGGGAGGGGGGTTGGGAAGTCCTCCCCCCTGCATGCTTCTGGCTGGAGCACCTCCCTGGGAGTCGGGGGATCAGGGTTACAGGCAGCCCCAGTGGCTGCCCGAAGACGCCGCCAGGGCCGGGGGTGCGGGGCGGTGTGGCAGGCGCACACTGTATGTACCTATAATAAACCCTTTGGCTTTGACGGTCTACGCTGGTTTGTTTGAGTACCTGAGACAGGATTGGAGGGTGGGCTGATGGGACGCGGGTGCGAAGACCGTCTACCAGACTCTGGATGTACCTGCCCATTGGTGGCTCATTTCAAGATCTGCACACGTACTCCTCAACAGGTCGCCTAGATATTATGCCTAAATAAGGGAACCCTAGAAATAAGGGGAAGTTATTAAACTACCTCAAAGCAGCTGAGAGATGCGCCCCATCGAGGTCAGGAAAGACTGCCCGGCTTTAAAGAGTCAGAGAAACGTAATTGCGATGAGCGAACGCTCTGTCCAATCATCGGAGAATGCTGGAGTCTCTAGACCAATGAGCAAGCATCAGGGGCGGGGTCTGTGCGCACCCGGAAGTGGGTCCAGACCGGCAGGCTCGCCGGGGGGCCATGGCTGTTGCTACTACCGCAGCGGAGGGGGTCCCGAATCGGGGATCCCCGGGGGAAGTAATCAATCTGAACGTGGGGGGCAAGCGGTGAGTGTGGGAGGTCCCCGAGGCCCCATCCTACGGGACGAAGGCGGGATACCCGCCTCTTctaggggtgggggtggtaaTCCCTGTCTATCAAGGGTTGCTCCGCCCCGTGCTGGAGGCTTGGCGCTTGGATGAAAAAATGCCAAAGAAGGGAAGTTTCCGTGCGTGGATCGCGTGGGAGAAGGCAGCGGTCCTTACCTCCCCGTCATCTGTTACCTCTCCTTACCTCACGGCCCCAGGTTTAGTACCTCTCGCCAGACGCTCACCTGGATCCCAGACTCTTTCTTCTCCAGGTGATTAGGAGAGCCAGTTTGGGGGCGAGGGTAGGAGGGGATGAAAGGAAAGGGTGTGGGAAGACTTATTTCCACCTTTCCTCACCTCTGCAACTCGGCCCGTGACACCTCCTCGGCTTCCCCTTCCTGTAGTCTTTTGAGCGGACGCATCTCAACTCTGAAAGATGAGACCGGAGCTGTGAGTAGGGAAAGATCAAAAGTGGGATGGCCagtgggaggaagggcaggaCTTCCTACTCACTCCCGGCTGCCATGCCCTCCCCCATACAGATCTTCATCGACAGGGACCCCACCGTCTTTGCCCCCATCCTCAACTTCCTGCGGACCAAAGAGTTAGACCCCAGGTTGGTATGGGTAAGGGAGTATGTTCCCCCATCAAGTAGTCTCTCCTCCTTCTCGGAGTGTCTGCCCATGTGTTCCATTCAATTCAAATTATTCAGTCCTGATCACCCCCCTCCAAATATGTGCATACGTTTGTtccctagatttttttaaaaagtatttttgtttgtttgtttgcttttcaagacagcgtttctctgtagctttagagcctgtcctagaactagctcttttagcccaggctggcctctaactcaaagagatccgcctgcctctgcctcccaagtgctgggattaaagacatgtgccaccactgcccggtttaagAAGTATTCTAAAAGTATTTTAGCCCTGGCTGCTAGAAATCTCAGTCCAGACCAGGCTAACTTTCCttactttcccttccttccttccttccttccttccttccttccttccttccttccttccttccttcctttcttctttctttctgtcctggaactccctctgtagaccaggctggcctcaaactccttagatatccgcctgcctctccctcccaaatgctgggattaaaagcgtgcaccatcaccacccggctaaaCTTACTTtgaccctcttgcctctacttcctatgtTCCAGGGTGGCAGGTGTGCACCATCCTCAAATTCCCTAGAATCTTAAGCCTGTCAATACTAGCAGTTTCAAAAACCTTCTCAGAATGTGCAGCCCACCCCAAACACCCCAGACTTTTACCCCAATTCTCTTCTATTACCCAGGGGTATCCACGGGTCCAGCCTCCTCCATGAAGCCCAATTCTATGGGCTCACTCCTCTGGGTAAGTGTAAGTGCCCCCCTCAAGTCAGCATGCTCAGTTACTTCCTGAGCATTCTCTACCTTTTTGACTCGCCCAGTCAGAAAGATGGTTGGGTTAGAGCTCAGAGCACTGGGTTTGGGTCTGGCTCTGAAGGAGTTGGTTGGCAGTTCTGTGGAAACCACATGGGGAGAGAGGGTCATGGGTCTGCCTTCCTATCCCTCAAGATCAAGTTTTGAGTCCTTCCCTTGCAGTTCGTCGCCTGCAGGTAAGGGAAGAGTTGGATCGATCTTCCTGTGGAAATGTCCTCTTCAATGGTTATCTACCTCCTCCAGGTAGGCACTCCCCATAGATGCAGGGGAGTGGGAGATTGGATTAGAGACTACATTTCCCATAAGACTACAGACCCTTAGGTACTTGTATTTGGAGCCTGGAGCTGTAATGGGAGTTGTAGTTCTTTATCAGATGGTTggaaaggaaataggaaacagCATTTTCCATGAAGCATACACTAGAGCCTGATGGGAGGTGTAGTCTGAGTTTTCTTAGGGTTTGTCCTGTttttcagaaaagagaaacacggaacaaaaaaaaaaagcccaaacaaacaACCATTTAAAATATAAGCTTTAGCTACTAACTCTATACCACAAATACAGTAGAGATGTGAAAATAAAGCCTGAACAGaacagctgggcatggcagcacacgcctttaatcccagtactgaggcaggggatctctgtgagctagagAACAGCTTGGCTTACATatccagttccaggatagttagggAGACACTgggagaccatgtttcaaaacaaacaccacaacaaaaagccagaacaatGTTCTTTCTCCCAAAAAAGGGGGTTGGTTCCCTTTATTAGGAGGGAAGAGAaccaaatttttaatttattctataataataattattaataatagttgttgttgttgttatgagcCTGTTTCAGTGAACCTGGCATTTACCGATTGGCTAAGCTCGCTTGTGCACAAAATGGGAGGATTTGCCTTGGTCTACCTTCCTAGCTCTCAGCTtgtagcaagtactttacccaagagccatctctgtagcacctgcattatattctttattttattatgtatttactaTAGTACTGGATTTGgcacccagggctttgtgcatgcccaGCAGGTGCTGTAACATGGAGCCACACCCCCAAACCTtgactggggaattctaggcgtGTGTTCTATTTCTGCCCACAGCCCTTCCCGGGTAAATTCTGGAAACATACTCTACTGCTGAGATACAACCCATCTCtatctttactttaaaaagaaaatagttattatatgatatgtatttatttattggggcaCTTGGGGGGGCATGTAAGGAGGCTAGAGGACAAGTCAGAATCATTTCTCCCACCACACGGGTCCCAGGATCAAAGCCACGATTGTTagtcttggtgacaagcaccttcaCCTCCTGAGACAGCTCGCCACCCCtcttctggtttgttttcttgttgtttgttgacatagggtctcactaggttgcccagcctgaccttgaacttgtaatcctccagCTCTAGATTTCCAAGTAGTTACAATTACAGACCTACCCACCAGGCCTGACTAAAGTTAGCAAATAGTGGAAAGGCATCAGTGCCAGAGAGCACCAAACTGGCTCTTTCTGTGTCATAGGCTGCTGGGTCATAGAATGTCATACCCTGGTACCACGGCACACCTTCCCCGGGTCACTATGCCCCATGCGGGGCATTCATGCCTGTTGCAGTTTCAGTGTTCACAGCCCGCCATGATTATAATTATGGTGACTGACCCTCCCTGTACTACAGTATTTCCAGTGAAGCGGAGAAACCGGCACAGCCTGGTGGGACCCCAGCAAGTAGGGGGACGCCCAGCCCCTGTTCGACGGAGCAACACCATGCCCCCCAACTTGGGTAATGCAGGGCTGCTGGGCCGAATGCTGGATGAGAGAGCACCTCCATCCCCATCAGGTAAGCGTCTGTCTTTGTCTTTGGCACATGTGTTGTGCTTGGTACCGAGCCAAGAACATACATTCTGGCACTGTCTAGCCtcctcttttgtgtgtttgtgtgtgtgtgtgtgttttgggggggtgggggtggcgcaGGCTCTTACCCTGAGCCAGGCTGGAGCTCAAAGCAATCCAGttctcttacctcagcctcctgagtgctagaattaggAGTATGAACCATCACCTGGGCTCTTTGAGCCCTCATTTTaatctaattatttatttttaattgtcattATTGTAGGCGTGTGTGAACTCATAACACAGTGCACTTGTGGGGGTCAGAGGCTACCACGTGTGTTGTGGATATTGAACCTAGAATGTCCGGCTTGTTCCAGAGCTGCTTTTATATATGCTGAatctactccctggcccccagccttttctttactttctgttttgaatTAGGGTCTCCCTaggttgcctaggctggccttgaatttgtgttCCTTCTGTCTCAACCACCAAAGTACCTGAGATTACAGGCTACACTACCAGATGCAGCTTAAATTTCCGTCCTTTAGGAAGTCAGGGCCAGTGGGCCCCTGTGACCCTGTTCTGGTCTCCTCTCTTGTCCCCAAGGCCAACTGGAGGAGCCAGGGATGGTGCGACTGGTCTGTGGCCACCACAACTGGATCGCTGTGGCCTACACGCACTTCCTGGTCTGTTACAGGTACTGAGGGTGGGGATGGGCTGTGGGAGAGGGCTGCTCTGAGGAAGGAGCTAATGATTCCTCCAATCTCGCAGGCTGAAGGAAGCCTCTGGCTGGCAGCTAGCATTTTCCAGCCCTCGCCTGGACTGGCCCATTGAGCGCCTGGCTCTCACGGCTCGGGTGCTCAGCGGTGCTCCGGGTGAGCATGACAAGATGGTGGCTGCAGCCACAGGCAGCGAGATCCTTCTGTGGGCTCTACAGCCACAAGGTGGTGGCTCTGAGATAGGTATGTTCCTTGGGCTTTTTAGACCCCTGTAGAATTCTGCAATCTGTTAAAATAACCCAGCCCATGAAACTGAATATCCATATGAGAAGCATAAGAATACTGTGCCCTACTCAGTCTCTTTACCCTGTAAGAGAATGTTCTAGACCTTCGGAGTCCTGCATTTTTTATTTGGCCTTAAACAAGGTTTTACCATGTAGCCCAAGCCTTGAATTCCAGGTCTTCTTGTCCTCAATGCCTGAATGCTGGACCACAGCCACAccaagtgccaccatgcccagttaacacactgattatattttatttttgtatatatttgtttatgtgtctgGAGAGGGGGAGCATGCGTGGAATTCTAGATCTaatcccagcaccatataaactggTTGGAGagtacacagctgtaatccaGCACACAgaagttggaggctagcctgggctacatgagaccccaacTCAAAATAGTAACAACAAAATTCAGCCCTTGGTTGTCATAGCCTTTGTCCCAACAGGAAAGTTTTTAGCCTTTTTGGAAACCTCAGCCTGTTAGAATTCTACCTGCCCTTAGAGTTCCACACTTATCAAACGCTCTGCCTAATTCCTGGAATCCTCTTAGCTCGGGGATTCCATTTCCCAACACAACCCATGGCCCTTGATGTTCTTGCTGCTGCACCCCACCCCTGCAATTGGGTTCCAGCTTCCCCCTGCAGCGGGTGTCCAACCTCCCATTGAGCCCTCCTTGCTGCTGCACCCCACCCCTGCAGTGGGCGTCCAGCCTCTCCTTGCTGCCTACAGGTGTCTTCCACCTGGGTGTACCAGTGGAGGCCTTGTTCTTTGTTGGGAACCAGCTCATTGCCACAAGCCACACGGGGCGCATCGGGGTGTGGAATGCTGTCACAAAGCACTGGCAGGTGAGTTTGGCCAGCCTGGCGCACTCCTCCCAAGTGTCTGGACTGCGTAGGCCCAGGGATTTCTTCCTGCTTCACACCACCTGGAGAGAGAGCCAGACAACCCTACAGTGGGTATGGAGTAAAAGTTCGTGGAACACGGgcctggtggcgcatgcctttagtcccagcactcaggaggcagaggcaggtggatctctgtgagttcaaggtcagactagtctacaaagcaagttttagaACAGCCAAaggtaaacagagaaaccctgtctcaggaagagagagagagagagagagagagagagagagagagagagagagagagagagagatgttacAGGGAGAGCCGTGATGTTAGAGATAGACACAGATGGCAACTGGCAAGGCTGGAAGGGATAGGCTTAGGCCCAGGTGGTGTGGCCATGCTGGGCACACAAAAATGGTCACTGTAGGAGAAAGGCAAGGACGCCGGGAGGGTCCCACACTGCTGCCACTTTCCTGCCCCAGGTCCAGGAGGTCCAGCCTATCACCAGTTACGATGCAGCcggctccttcctcctcctgggcTGCAGCAACGGCTCCATCTATTACGTAGGTGAGCCATGTCCTTCCTCCTGCGGTGTGAGGGGTGGGCCGGAGCAGGCACCTCCAACACATCTGCCCCACCCCTGCCTGTCCACCTAGATGTGCAGAAATTCCCCCTGCGGATGAAGGACAATGACCTCCTTGTCAGTGAGCTCTACCGGGATCCGGCAGAGGATGGGGTCACCGCACTCAGCGTCTACCTCACCCCCAAAACCAGTAAGCTATGATGAAGCCTCTGACCCTGTTGTCACTGGTCAGCTCCAGACTTGGCCTGCAGCCGTGTCCCTGCCTGTGCAGTGTTGTCTCGTGGGGTTCTCAGAAAGTTCCTTCAGCATgtggtttggctttgttttgtttagccACATGCTCCATGACATGCCACTGTTAGTTGATTTTTGGGTCTTTCCCATCCCATTAGGACATGATATTTGTATAATTCATAAAACCAAGAGAATTGATACATACCAGATAGTAGACAAATCCAAGCTCAAGGATCCTTGATtatcactcccccccccccattttgggGGAAGACAGAATCTTTCTCTGTAGCCTAGGGTAGCCTCTAACTCTAGAACACTTCACCCTTTTGCatgagcctcctgagtgctgggatcacaggctagCCCCTCGGTTCTTCTCCCCATCTCCTAGATTTAATATCCATCCATGTTCCTATATGGGAATCAAGTGCATTGCCTGTGGCCCCTGCACACACTGCTGACACTGTATTTTTTCTACCTGTGTTCTTTATaatgctttgtttattttctgggaaTCTCTccaacactcagggaggcagaggcagcttggaggggggggggaatctcagtgagtttgtgagttcaaagccagcctgatttacatatTGAATTCTAAGccaactagggctacatagtgagactgtctcaaaaaaatgaaaaaagttttgaggctctcaaaatgaaaagttgtTAGTGGAGTCCCTGAGACACCGGGAGGTGTGCTCTTCTCTTATTCTGTTTATATGTCATTCGGAAATTTATAAAAAAGTTTAGCGGTTTATGTTTATGACTGTCTTGCTGCACATATGTAAGTACATGGTTGGTGCCCAAAGACTACAAATAAGGGATCAGAATAGGAGttccaggtggctgtgagctgccatgtgggtcctgggaattgaacctgggtcttccggaagagcagcaaatgctctttatcactgaaccatctctccacccccacctgtGGTTTCTTAGTCTCATGAATATGTCTCTCTCTGTCGCTGTCTCTTTCCCCCCATCTCTCCCCCactgccttctctcctcctctcactcTCTCACCCTCTGCCCTGGTTCTGTTTCCCACGACAGACCTTCTTTGTTGTTGGCCTCTCCCTAGGTGACAGTGGGAACTGGATTGAGATTGCCTATGGCACCAGCTCAGGGGTCGTGCGGGTCATTGTG is from Microtus pennsylvanicus isolate mMicPen1 chromosome 1, mMicPen1.hap1, whole genome shotgun sequence and encodes:
- the Shkbp1 gene encoding SH3KBP1-binding protein 1 codes for the protein MAVATTAAEGVPNRGSPGEVINLNVGGKRFSTSRQTLTWIPDSFFSSLLSGRISTLKDETGAIFIDRDPTVFAPILNFLRTKELDPRGIHGSSLLHEAQFYGLTPLVRRLQVREELDRSSCGNVLFNGYLPPPVFPVKRRNRHSLVGPQQVGGRPAPVRRSNTMPPNLGNAGLLGRMLDERAPPSPSGQLEEPGMVRLVCGHHNWIAVAYTHFLVCYRLKEASGWQLAFSSPRLDWPIERLALTARVLSGAPGEHDKMVAAATGSEILLWALQPQGGGSEIGVFHLGVPVEALFFVGNQLIATSHTGRIGVWNAVTKHWQVQEVQPITSYDAAGSFLLLGCSNGSIYYVDVQKFPLRMKDNDLLVSELYRDPAEDGVTALSVYLTPKTSDSGNWIEIAYGTSSGVVRVIVQHPETVGSGPQLFQTFSVHRSPVTKIMLSEKHLISVCADNNHVRTWSVTRFRGMISTQPGSTPLASFKILALESADGHGGCSAGNDIGPYGERDDQQVFIQKVVPNASQLFVRLSSTGQRVCSVCSVDGSPTTAFTVLECEGSIRLGSRPRRYLLTGQANGSLAMWDLTTAMDGLGQTPAGGLTEEELMGQLEQCELTPLAASRGAFPSPSPRTSLTSLHSASSNMSLSGHRGSPSPPQAEVRRRGAGSFVDRCQELVRGAPEPRRPPTPAPRPSTGLGTPLTPPKNTLNETSF